The window TGCCCACCCGCACCCTGGCGGCCCTCAAGTGCACGTGTCGCTATTTCAAGTTCATCATCGAGGACTACGGCGTCCGACCCGCCGACTCTCTGTGGGTGTCGGAGCCCCGTTACCGCGACGACCCCTGCAAGCGGTGCAAGCGGCGCTACGCCCGCGGCGACGTTTCCCTGTGCCGTTGGCACCGCAAGCCGTACTGCCAGCCGCTACCCTACGGCCCCGGGTTCTGGATGTGCTGCCGCAGCCCGTGCAGGGACGCCCCCGGGTGCAACGTGGGTCTCCACGACAACCGCTGGGTGCCGGCCTTCGACAGCATCAGCGTCCCCGTCTGCCGCAGGGATGCCGATGACTGAGCTGAACGGGAAAAGATCGTTTTAACTTTTTGGGAACTCGCTGAtggtcgcccccccccccccagcgcCCTCCCTTCGCCGCCACCCGTTGTTTCTTGGCTGAGGAAGGAGTCCCGGACAGGACTCTTCTCCACCGGGTGGCGCCCGGACCGGTGGGTCCAGTCCCGGCTGGGGACCGTCGGGGTGTGtacattgtaaataaataagagattttagacaacaacaacaaaaaagagttTGCTTTAATAAAGAGcttttcttcacttcctctTTGCCGTCTTTGATTTGCTTTGAACAACTTGACGAATTGCGGGCCTCGCGGTTTTGAGGTGCAGGGTTCGAATCATGACGCCGGCCTAGCTGGGTGCCgttggcatgttctcctcgCGCTTGCGGTGTTTTTTCTCGTGCTTCCTCCCAAAACGagtagcactctataatattgtactttgttaAAACATACAGAAATGACAGAAGTGTAATTTAAGAGAAGGAAagtttttgccattttatttattttttgcttcaatggacattgtgatgctccttggccacctgggggcagtacaaCACAGATATACATGAAGCCCGGCAGTCCTctgtaagctgcagtaatattagtagtTCTTTAAAACTAAAAAGAATTATCTTTCTAAACGTCTCGCTCCGGTGTTTGccttcaaatatctgttgcttaaagggttataacaccacaacaccgatgctattcgttagctcgTCTGCGGTGCTTCCCATCATGTGTCGGCATTAAACTAGTAGACGCTAAGGCGAAGTTATGTGCTAGTTTTaaagtgtaattcttttttttcgcTTTAATTTTTGAGCACACTTCAGCTGGAACAATTGTGTGGCTTTTTGGGAGTTCAGTTGAGTTCACGGCCACCGtacagcactcgtatctcaaatatttgctcgcaagtcaaaatTCATGTTAAAATTGGACTTTCTTCCCTCTTTAAACTTGGACTTTTGTTATCACATTATGACCGaccatcttgaaaaaaataaagttgtaatcccattatacaacccctattccaatgaagttgggacattgtgttaaacaaataaaaacagaatacaatgattttcacatcatgttcaacctgtatttaattgaatacactgcaaagaaaagatatttaatgttcaaactgatgattgtttttagcaactaatcatgaacttataattttatggctgcaacatgttccaaaaaagctgggacaggctcatgtttaccgctgtgttacatcaccttttctttgaacaacagtcaatcaacgtttgggaaccgaggacattaattgttgaagctttgtaggtggaattctttcccattcttgctcaatgtacagcttcagctgttcaacagtccggagtccttgctgaaataagcaggggcgtccgtgaaagagacgtcgcttggatggcagcatatatttgtccaaaacctgtatgtacctttcagcatgaatggtgccttcacagatgtgtaaattatccatgccattggcactaacacagcctcataccatcacagatgctgacttttgaactttgcgtccataacagtccggatggttcttttcctttggcccggaggacacgacgtccacaatttccaaaaacaatttgaaatgcggactcgtcggaccgcagaacactttttcgctttgcgtcggtccatcttagatgagctcgggcccagataaGCCGGCGacgtttttgggtgttgttgataaacggcttttgctttgcctcgtaaagtttcaagttgcacttccggatgtagcgccgaagtgtatttactgacattggttttctgaagtgttcctgagcccacgcgttgatatcctttacacatcgatgtcggtttttgatgcagcgccgcccgaggggtcgaaggtcacggccattcaatgtcggttttcggcctcgccgcttacatgcggtgatttctccagattctctgaaccttttgatgatattgtggaccgtagaggatgaaatccctcaattccttgcaattgtacgttgaggaacattgtccttaaactgttggactattttctcacacactaaataaataaataaataaccaattgaaatgtttgtttttaataaagtattACGCATTACACTTCAGAATATTTCTTTTTGGGATTTATCCACCGATGGTTTGCCTACCAGTGGTCGAATAGCTCGATGAATCTCGGCACCAGGTGTCGCACATTGATGCTTGTGACGCATAttttgagtgacaaaaaaaatattgttgcaaGATGACAGTGATGTTCAAATttagaattacatttgaaaaacaaacaaactaaaataacaacaatttcAATCACGTGCTGattattttttctcaaaaggCGCAGAGCGCCACCGCAGGAGGATGAAAGTGCCGGATTGGGGACCGGCTGTTCTAGAAAATGCCGCTTGACGCAAATGTTTCCTGTGAATTCCTGCAGTGCCCTCGTGTGGCTCATCGGTGCACTGCAACCTGGCGCTCAGCTCAGTGTTGCCCGGTGAAGGCCGTGAGGTCATCCACAAGCGTGAAGTAGTTGTACTTGATGTCGAAGTCCATGTCGTACCAAAAGTTCACTGCGAGCAAATGCAAAAGACAGACTTGAACCCCGGTTTATCGAGGGGGTTCCAGATCCACCCGCTGTAGGTGCAAAATGAGAACTGTAGAGACTATAAGGTCGTACGTGGGCAAAGAGAGCCACAGTCTCTGACGCACACGAATACAAAATGAGACCACTCACAAGGAGTAGATGCTCACACTGATATAACCAACCAAGCAGCGAACTCCTGCCCCTGATACcgctcactaggccacgccccttagaTTAGCACTGAAggcattttggtgttttgttcCTAAATACATTCAATATGTTCGAaagtaagtgctgaaaatgtgcaaagactgagaacgatTTAGTACTGAACTGTTGTGATGTAGTTTAAAACTTTGAGTTTTTTGGCTTAAAACTAGCCCCGTGAGGACAACAGGCTGGAGTGTATACTTCCTGGCACGAGTTCCCTCCACGACGACATAAACACTGAGTGCTCTTTTACCgtgcagtggccattcggcggaattgccacttcctcgTTTGTAataacttggcccatttctaccactattgCGTGCATCAAACTATGCCTGACACTAAacacatcttccctgaagtgtagtgtgttttgtgttgggCTACGGTGTCGGATGGGATCCGCCGCCCCTGAAGAGCCCGGCAGCGTTTAGTGTAGCCGCCGGCGGTCCGGTGCAACGGTGCCAGGGTCGTCGGTCACTTAGTTGCCGGCCGCGACGGGAAAAATTCATCGAGGGGGACCTGTGCGCGACGCGCTATGCGTCCGCTTACGCCACACCCTTCCGCGGCCACAGCAGCGAGATTAACGGAAGCTGAAAGAACTTTTCAGTTATTGACCAGTcggaagcctgatttcacacactttttgacttttgttttgtttttttgcaaaattcattcaaatttgtcccGCTTGTTAAGACTTTTCTGGGATgtgaaatttacattttttggtgACTTTAGTGGGACTTTAAAGGCACACTTGTAACACGCAAATACtgcagtatgtacagtaagtacTATTTTTCAAAccagtttgttttgtgttttattattattgttgttgttagttcattaaaacaaaatttaaaaataggTATGAGATATGAGTAAATCGAGTCACGAACTTGGTGACGGAACAGATTAAGCTGCTAAATCAAGATACCGCTGTAGTGTTTAACTAGGGACGGGCGAGTATCGGTATCGGgccgataccggccttatttcaaggtatcgggtactcgtgaaggctgccgatccCAGGcaccgatacttaaggcaaGAAAGATTTGACACCAAtaaagtcctcctcgccagtagttggcgctacacatCGCgtgtgtcagaaagaaagaaaagacttCGTTCACAactatctgtcattgtgttcattGAAAGTTTAAGTATcaaaagtaccgtaatttctcctgtataatacgcacccccaaagttgacctcaaaattctggaaaacccttctacctatgtataatacatttttacaatgcatgactttgcttctacccatatgatcaaaacatgaagtattatctgtattttgttagtctttttcaaataattattctgaagttaagcactttacttgaacacataatactttctttaatttccttgctcttattttgaaattcacagccctacttttattgagtaaattggaaaacacacagttgtgctcatatgtttgattaccgaggcagaatttgtaatatgggtacaattcttttttcataaccactagatggcggatttataaaatgtgaacgttctCCCCCCCCcgtttgcccctatacctatgtatgtataatgcgcactattgacttttgaccatttttgggagaagaaatgtgcattatacatgagaaattacggtactcgtTGTATGGGTGAGACAATACTCGTACCGGTATCGGTCCGAACATCCCCAGTTTTACCATAATTGTACACTAACGCTGCTTGCGATGGTGTGCTCATGGAGGCAGCCGACCTGCGATGCAGCCGTGCGACTGTCGCACGTGGTGGAACCACAACGACGGAAGGTAGAGCATCTCTCCCGCCCTCACGCTGCAGCGCAGCGGACGCGCTCGCCGGTACGCGGGGTAGCGCTCCAGGTCCGGATCCAGGGGGTCCACGGGGATCCACGGCACCTGGCGGGGAAGAGGCCAGGAGGCCCGCGGGTCAGACGGGACGCGGCGACGCGGGTCATCCCCAACTCACCTTCTCACGGTCACGCTGGTCCACCACCTCGAAGTCACCGTCGTCCTTCTGACGGTAAACTGCAGGCTGGTACAGTCCTGGTGACACATGGTTACCGTAGTTACCGGAGTACGTACGGTAAGCGACAAGTTACGTTACTAGGGTTATCGTCAGGGTCGTTACTGTAAGGGCTGTTAATATGGTTACTAAGTTGACCATAAGggctattactatggttaccataAGGAATGTTACTATTGTTGTCATCAGGGCTGCTACTCGTTACCTCAACTGATGTTACTAGgccagtgtgccggggcactCATGTTCTTCTATTAGCTGGGACCAAGTCCATAGAGTCATGAATGTTTCccctttttgtgatgtttttgtttgttggtgtgctgagagatttttcaattgtaaaatatgttccttggctccataaaggttggaaatcactgcactAGAGTGAGTGCGAGGGCTGTTACTGTTGACCGTATCGTTTGTTATTATGGCTACTGGAAGGGATATTGCTATGGTTACCAAAAGGGCTGCTACTATTTCTAGGGATGTcgcgatccaactttttcacttccgatcagATAGCAATATCGCAGCCTTGAActttggccgataccgatcttGGTCCGATCCGGTATCAGCAATAATGATACataatgtacttgttttttttagtatggAATGTTGGAAAAGGCTcaatcaagtgatattactcaaacggAGAACAATATTAGTAAGTATGAGTAAAACTGACCTATTTATGAtcataactttaaaaataaaacttgtacttcatccatccattttccgtgccgctttatcctcacaagggtcgccggcgtgccggagcctatcccgggggccatcatcgggcgagaggcggggtataccctgaactggctgccagccaatcgcagggcacatttgcgcctacgggcaatttagagtcttcgatgaacctaGCACgcctgttttggggatgtgggaggaaagcggagtgccaaaccggagaaaagccacgcaggccaggccggggattgaaccccggtcctcagaactgtgaggcacgaGTGCTAACCGGTCGGCTGCCGACTGTACTAcaatttggggggtggggggtgtattaggaaatcctgaaaaataacttcaataaaaccaataacaaaaatcTATATTTCAATTGCCATTCTACCTTTGAATAGATTGAATAACAAATACATTAGAAAACCATGCAAAATAATCTCAAGAAATAATAACTACAAATGATACTTTGAAAGTGGAAAACAGCgttcaattcatttgttttactgtcagtataCGGTGgaacatcatttgctttctcTAAATGTGCGGCAAAACACGCGTTTAGTTTGATTGCGAATCGCAGTTCCTGCTGTGACGACGctcacttgcagtaacaaagaaagtacaagTCACCATCCGTTGTTGTTCATctaactccttttttttttttcacagagttcGGAGAATATAcgccagagagtattgttatattgcctgtttgcaTGCGTTCATACagggtttgtgtaccaatattcattattttgagagctatTGCCGCCACTTCGATGCGAATTTCCGCTAGCTCGTtagtggtgtttttcattcattgtgtgttagctttgagctagcgacttttgtgaccaaaaaaatgaaggctgtggtgtatttgaacatttaattggtgtaattgttttgtcattgtgtgttttgttttgcaatgaaCTTCAACAGGAGTGTCGATCAACGACTCTTACTGCCTGCTACTACGTTAGCGTCTTAGCAAGCGGTTGTTGTGATCACTTGGGCTCAGCACGCCGCCCGCGCGCTGCTGGGCAGGGTTCGGGTTCACGTAGCGTCGGTGACCCCGCCGTAAGGACTGATACGACGCTAGCTGTCACGCTACTATTGTTACCGTAAGGGATGAACGGTCTGTCAGTAGGCGGCAGCAGGATGAAGTCTTTCTGTCCAGAGATGACGCAGTAAAGGTTCTCGTAAGGATCTTTGTGTACTGAAACAGGAAATGGAATAGTTTGCTCTTGTGGTTTTTTTGTTCAACAGGAAATCAGGCGACGCGGCGAGCAACTCTGACAGGAAGTGACCGCGTCGGCTTCACCGAGCCAGAAGTTGACGGCGTCGGGTAACTTTCCTgaacaaataacaaaatcatAATCAACAGATGGTCAAACGCTCAGGAGCGCCACCTCGCTCACCCAGCGCCGTGCTCATCCAGTCGACGTGCGCGTCCACGTCGGCCGTCAGCTCGGGGAGTTCGTCCGGCAGGTTGGAGCACTGCTTCTGAACGTAGaacacgccgccgccgccgcgcttCTTCACctgacgcacgcacacgcaattGATATGCAGAAAACGCCCTCCATCGTGCGCTTGCGTGCCTTATGATAAGTGGAAATCCGCCAAATAGAAATAcccaatttaaatacatttcccaGTACTTCCTTTTTTTCAGATCTTTATACGCGCTTTCAAAACAATACGAAAGCATTTCAACACATCtgcagtggacccccgcacaATCGGTTCAGCATCTGCggatttgaaaaaacaacaacaaagaacgcttttttttttttttttttcatgcttattGATGGTATTTACCTGCTTATTTGCCCCTTTTCAGCAAAATAGGTAATTTAGTGACGGTAACTCTCCaaatattttggtttgtttttagaaCCTACCCCGGTTTTTCATGGAAACCGCTTATTGGCCGTATTTTCCTAtgtggcaaagaaaaaaaaaaaaaagttattgattattatattttttttaccgtggcaattataatgggcgtcaattTTTGCGATTTGCAGCGGCGTCCGTTCTTTAGAGGGGTAggaggggtccactgtaatataTTCCGAGAGCAAGAGCAATAGATAACACAACTATATTGTAGAAAGAGTAATTGTACTGTAATAacattcacagaaaaaaaaaaaagcaaactacCGGGACCGCGAAAACTGAACTTTGCCGTATCTCTCCTTTTGGAATCGACTCTTCGGGTTGTCATACGTGAAGCGAGGGTTGCGCAACAAGCGTCATCTTGACCTTTCCTTGGATGATGTCGAGCACGGAGGAAAAGCTCATGCGTCGTTCTTCGGGCGTCACAAATCGGTCGTCTTTGACGGCGTCGGCATAACCGTCGGGGGTCACCGCCACGCTGATGACCTTGGAGCCCACCTTCTCCCTGCGGACGGGAAGCCGGAAGCCCACGCTCAGGAGGGAGGCGTTCTCGAAGGGGGCGGGGGCGTCGTACCTGAGGTACGTCGGCGTCCACCCGGACAGAGCCGGCCAATGGTTGAAGGCGTTTCGTACGATGCACGGCCTGTTGGGACCAATCCAGTCGCGGTAGAATTGCAGCGGGTCGGGTGGGCCGTCCACGTAAGGCACCGATTGGCTCAGATACAAATCTGAAACGGGACAATTGGACTACACTCCGAGCAGTAGGAAACGAACAACTATAGTCGTATTAGTAGGGTAGCAGAAACTCTAAACTCACTGTGCAATATCCATACACGGAatttttgtgtccttgatgtcaaatttgaagaaaaaatagATTGAAATCGATTTTTCAATCATCAGCAGTGGGTGTGCCTAGTTATAAGTGTTGTCTAAAATGTCATGTTAATATGactatattttgacatttttttgaacggttttatggtggtattttacagttttcaccctaTCCCCGAGCACAAGGTTTGGATACATGAAGCTCTAGCTTTCtactaaaaaaatgctaaattggtGTAACTTTGACCATAAATTCCATAAAATATAATCGAAGTaatgatttctcatcatatatacaaaacatttcaaattatgtcttttattttgctgtcattggcgccacattgaccattttcagatcaatcAAGTTTAGTCCAAATCGGATTCTTGAGTTGaatgtgtcattttgtcttgtcactcaagcacatgccagaagtcagacattttgagttaacttttttcctcatttgtaataatattttgattgcatgtcattaccaaacgacttgtagtgttaatatgtttCAAGCTTTTCCTGTAAAAACCTGATAATCAGCTAgcaaaaaggacattttaagctaactctaccagcatagcacagttagctaaaaactttgaaatgttattACCACCATATGTCATCGCATAATGCAGTATGGTGCTGATGAAAAGTgcccgaaatcaaataaacatcCTCATGTGCAATGCTACTACTCAGACTACAATTCTATTCTTCATCTTCTTGCAGCATTATTTATCCTCtgatgtaaatatttttgtaatttacataCATGTCTGCACTGGAGAAGGAGCTGCTTTTATTCTCATTGTACATGTGTACAGTGACATTAGAAtgcattctattctattctagtaCCTACAGTAGAATACTAGTAAAGGAGGAGTT of the Phycodurus eques isolate BA_2022a chromosome 14, UOR_Pequ_1.1, whole genome shotgun sequence genome contains:
- the jmjd7 gene encoding bifunctional peptidase and (3S)-lysyl hydroxylase JMJD7 isoform X2, which gives rise to MDVVKERLAQFSLEAHDLYLSQSVPYVDGPPDPLQFYRDWIGPNRPCIVRNAFNHWPALSGWTPTYLREKVGSKVISVAVTPDGYADAVKDDRFVTPEERRMSFSSVLDIIQGKVKKRGGGGVFYVQKQCSNLPDELPELTADVDAHVDWMSTALVHKDPYENLYCVISGQKDFILLPPTDRPFIPYGLYQPAVYRQKDDGDFEVVDQRDREKVPWIPVDPLDPDLERYPAYRRARPLRCSVRAGEMLYLPSLWFHHVRQSHGCIAVNFWYDMDFDIKYNYFTLVDDLTAFTGQH
- the jmjd7 gene encoding bifunctional peptidase and (3S)-lysyl hydroxylase JMJD7 isoform X1: MDVVKERLAQFSLEAHDLYLSQSVPYVDGPPDPLQFYRDWIGPNRPCIVRNAFNHWPALSGWTPTYLREKVGSKVISVAVTPDGYADAVKDDRFVTPEERRMSFSSVLDIIQGKVKKRGGGGVFYVQKQCSNLPDELPELTADVDAHVDWMSTALGKLPDAVNFWLGEADAVTSLHKDPYENLYCVISGQKDFILLPPTDRPFIPYGLYQPAVYRQKDDGDFEVVDQRDREKVPWIPVDPLDPDLERYPAYRRARPLRCSVRAGEMLYLPSLWFHHVRQSHGCIAVNFWYDMDFDIKYNYFTLVDDLTAFTGQH
- the jmjd7 gene encoding bifunctional peptidase and (3S)-lysyl hydroxylase JMJD7 isoform X3 translates to MTTRRVDSKRRDTAKFSFRGPGSLLFFFSVNVITVQLLFLQYSCVIYCSCSRNILQWTPPTPLKNGRRCKSQKLTPIIIATVKKRGGGGVFYVQKQCSNLPDELPELTADVDAHVDWMSTALGKLPDAVNFWLGEADAVTSLHKDPYENLYCVISGQKDFILLPPTDRPFIPYGLYQPAVYRQKDDGDFEVVDQRDREKVPWIPVDPLDPDLERYPAYRRARPLRCSVRAGEMLYLPSLWFHHVRQSHGCIAVNFWYDMDFDIKYNYFTLVDDLTAFTGQH